CGGCGTCCGCCAGCCGCTTGAGCAGCACGACACCGGTGCCCTCGGCGAGCAGGGTCCCGTCGGCGGTCCGGTCGAAGGGGCGGATCCGTTCGGTGGGGCTGAGCGCGCGGAGCTGGCTGAACAGGCTCCACACGGTGGCGTGGTGGGCGTGGTGGACGGCCCCGGCGAGCATGGCGTCGCACTGGCCGGAGCGCAGCGCCCGCACGGCGTGCTCGACGGCCACGAGCGCGGACGCGCAGGCGGCGTCCACGGTGTAGGCGGGCCCGCGCAGGTCGAAGCGGTTGGCGATGCGGGACGCGGCGAAACTGGGCACCAGCCCGGTGGAGGCGTCCGGCCGGTCGGGGCCGAGCCGCGCGCAGAACGCCTCCCGGATCGTCTCCAACCGTTCGGCGGGCAGGCCCGGCACCAGGTCGGTCAACGCGGCGACGAGCTGGTGCGAGGTGTGCACCCGCTGGTCGAAGCGCGCCAGGCCCGGCGTGATGTAGCCGCCCCGGCCGATGACGACGCCGATCCGGCCCCGGTCGGGCAGCCGTTCCTCCCCGCCCGCGTCGGCGATCGCCTCGGCGGCGGTGCGCAGCGCCAGGAGCTGGTCGGGTTCGATGCCGCCGACGGCGGCGGGCATGATCCCGAACCCGGCGGGGTCGAACGTGGCCAGGTCGTCGACGAACCCGCCGCGCCGGCAGTAGAACCGGCCGCTGCTCGGGGGCCGGTCGTAGGAGGCGGGGTCGTAGTAGACGGCGGGATCCCAGCGTTCCGGGGGCACCTCCGTGATGGCGTCGACACCCGCGCGGATGTTGTGCCAGAGGGCCCGGGCGGTGCCCGCACCCGGGAACACCGCCCCGACACCGACCACGGCGATGGCGGTCTCGGGGCCGGTCACGGCGCCGCCCCGGTGAAGACGACCTGGGGATCGACGCCCCCGGCGATCTCCCGCAGGAGCGCCCGAACGGCGGCGTCGGGGTCGATGAGGGGCAGGCCGCGCCGCGCGTACTCGCGGGCCAGGTCGGGTGTGACCATCCCGCCGCCCGCCCACGGGCCCCAGTCGGCGACCAGGACCCGGCCCCGCAGCCGGGTGCGCCACACGCGGACGAGGGTGTCGCAGGCGTCGTTGGCGGCGGCGTAGTCGGCCTGCCCACGGTTGCCGAGGACGCCGGAGACGCTGCCGAGGACCACGAAGAAGGCCAGGTCGGGCCGGACGGCGGCGGCGAGCGCCCGCGCGCCGTCGACCTTGGTGCGGTAGACGCGGGCGAACGCGTCGGGGTCCTTGTCGCGCACGAGCCGGTCCTCGACCACGCCGGCCCCGTGGACCACGCCGTCGAGCCGCCCGTGCCTGGCGTACACGTCCTCAACGAGCGCGTTCACCGCACGGGCGTCGCGCACGTCGAGGGAGTGGTAGCGGACCGACGCCGCGCCGCCGTCGAGCGCGGCGAGGGTGGCGCGGATCTCCCGTTCCGCGAGGACGCGCCGGACTGCGGCCTCGATCTCGACGGGCTCACGCCCGCCGGCGAGGGCGAGCGCCCGGCGCAGCGCCGTGGCGTCGCGGGCGTCCGCGAGGGCCGGGTCCTCCGGGCCCTGGGGCTCGGGCGTGCGGCCGGCCAGTTCGATGTGGCAGCCGGTGGTGGCCGCGAGGGCGTGGGCGATGCGGGCGGTGATGCCCCGGGCCCCGCCGGTGAGGAGGACGACGCCGTCGGGCCGCAGCGGCAGTCGGGCGTCGGACAGCAGCGCCTCGGGCATCACGTCGAGGGTGTGCCGGGTCTCGCCCTCGTATCCGACGACGACGGGGCCGGCGGCCGGTTCGGCGGCCACCTCGTTCAGCAGGCGCGCCGCGAGGGCGGTCGGGGCGTCGTCGGGGTCCACGTCCACGGCCCGGACGAGCACGTCGGGGTACTCCAAGGCGAGGGTGCGGGCCAGGCCGCGCAGACCCGCCCCGGCGGTGGGGTCGCCGACGCCGTCGTCGGTGTACCGGTGCCCGAACGTGCCGCCCGAGCCGGTCGCGAACAGCAGCCGCGTCGTCCCGCCGAGGAGCGCGTCGCGGACACCCGCGTACAGGTCGGGCAGGACGGGCGAGCAGTCGGGGCGCAGGGCGGCGAGGTGGATCAGCACGTCGGCGTGGGCGTCGGTCTCGGCGGCCGTCGTTGCTTTGGCCCCGCGCCGTTCGAGGAGTGCGCAGAGCGCCGGGGCGATGCCACGGCCGTCGTCCACGATGAGGCAGGACAGCCCGGACAGCACGTCGTCGGGCGGTGTCGGGAGCGCGGGCGCCTTCACGAGGTGGACCACGTGGCGGCGCGGCGGGCCGGGCTCGGCGACGGCGGGCATCGGCTCCGTCGAGGGCCCGTCCGAGGAGGCGCCTTCGGTCGGCGCGTCGCCGCGCCGTTCGTCGAGGTGCCCGTCGAGCCAGGTCACCATCTCGTCGATGGTCTTGATCCTGGCGAGCCGCTCGACCACCGGCTCGTCGACCCGGGCGCCGGGCGCGGTCAGCCCCACCCGGTCGGCCAGGTCGCCGATGATCTCGGTGCGCTTGATGGAGTCGATGGACAGGTCCGCCTCCAGGTCCAGCCCGGAGCCGAGCATCTCCTGCGGGTAGCCGGTCCGGGCGCTGATCACCGCGAGGACCTGGGCGCGGATGCCGCCCTCCGACGCGGTCCGGGGCACCGTGACGGCCGCCCGGACGGGCCGGGGCGCGTCGCCGCTCGGCCGGGGACGCGGTGGCGGCACGCGCGGCGCGGGGCTCTTGGGATGCGGGTCCTGGCGGGGCTGCGGGACGGGTGCGCCCAGGTAGCCGAGCACCACGTCGCGCTGCGCGGCGGCCAGTTCGCGGCTGGTCCGCAGGAACTCCAGGACGGCGGCGTCGCGGTCCTCGGAGATGCCGGGCTCCTCGATCCGCGCGGCCGGGCGCAGCCCGTTGTCCGGGTACCGGCCGTCGGCGGTGCGCACGAGGTGCCCGTTGACGATCCAGCCGGGTCGGTCCGGCGCATCGGCGCTCAGCGGCACCGCGTCCCGGCCGGTGAACAGCGGCAGCGCGTCGACCTCGGCCCCGGCGGCGGCCAGCTCCGCCAGCGCCAGCAGCAGTCCCTGCAGTCCCTGGAGCGCGGCCGGGCCCCGGCCGCGGGCGGAGCCGTCGGCGGAGCGGTCGCAGGCGATGACGGTGTGCGGGCGGTCGCCGAGGATGCGGCCGACGAGCCGGCTGAGCACCCGCCCCGGGCCGGCCTCGACGAACACCCGGGCCCCGGCGGCGTACATGGCCTCGATCTGCTCGGTGAACCGCACCGGCGCGATGACCTGGTCGGCCAGCGTGGCGCCGAGCCGCTCCGCCGTGCCGTCGTAGGGCTCGGCGGTGGCGTTGGACCACACCGGGAACGCGGGCGCGTACAGGCGCAGCCGGGCCAGTTCGACTCCCAGCGTCAGCGCCGCCCCGGTGGCCATGGGGCTGTGGAACGCGCACGCCACCGGGATCCGCTCGGCCGCCAGCCCCCGCGCCGCCAACGCCTCGACCGCGTTCGCCACGGCCTCGGTCGGGCCGGAGACCATCACCTGCCGTGGGGCGTTGTGCCCGGCGACGACGACGTCGGGCAGCGGGTCGATCGCGGCGCGGACCTCCTCCAGGGTTCCGGCGACGGCGGCCATGGTGCCCGGGTCGCCCTGCCCGGCGTCCCGTACGGCGCGCAGGATCGCCTCGGCGCGGGCGGCGCTCAGGTCGACGAGGTCGGTCTCGCCGAAGACCCCGGCGGCGCACAGCGCGACCAGTTCGCCGTAGCTGTGCCCGGCGGCCATGTCGGGCCGGACGCCCAGCTCGGTCAGCAGCCGGTGGACGGCGATGCCGACGATGCCCAGCGCGGGCTGCGCGATGCGGGTGTCGGTGAGCGCGGCGCGCTGCCGTCTGCGGACCTCGTCGGTGAACGCGGCCGGCGGATACATCGCCTCGGCGTACCGGTCGTCCCCGAGGCGCAGCAGCCGCTGCAGGCGCGGGAACGCCACGAACAGGTCGGCGAGCATCCCCGGCCGTTGGCTGCCCTGCCCGGGGAACAGGAAGGCGATCTTCCCGCGCTCGCCCTCCCGGGCGGGGAACACCCCGGCCCCGGCGCGGAACTCCCGGGCCTGCCGGATCTTGGCGGCGAGGTCGGCGGGACCGGTGGCGACGATCGCCACCTGCACGGGCGCCCGGCCCGCCGCGTGCCGCTCCTCGCGTCCGGCGACCGTGCGGGCCAGGTCGCGCAGCCGCACCTCGGGCCCGCGGGTGTCGAGGAGCGCGCCGAGCCGGTCCAGTTCGGCGCGGGCCTCCGCACGGTCCGCGCCGCGGATGAGGAACAGCTCGGCGGGCCACGCGGAGACCCCGGAGACCGGCTCGGGCGCGCCGTCGTACCCGGCCAGCACGGCGTGGAAGTTGGCGCCGCCGAACCCGAACCCGCTGACCCCCGCGTACCGCTCCCCCGGCCCGGCCGCCCACGGCAGCGCCGTACGGGCGAACGCGAACGGGCTGTCGTCGGCGTCCCAGGCGGGGTTGGGGTCGCGCAGGTGCAGGGTGCCGGGCCGGATGCCGGTGTGCAGCGCGTACGCGGCCTTGATCAGCCCGGCCAGCCCGGCGGCGCACTTGGTGTGGCCGATCTGCGACTTCACCGAGCCCAGCACGGCGCGTCCCGGCCGGGCCCCGGCGGCGGTGAACGTCTCCGTCAGCGTGGCCAGCTCCGTGCGGTCGCCGACGACGGTGCCGGTGCCGTGCGCCTCGACCAGGCCCACCTGGGCCGGGGACACCCCCGCCTTGCGGTAGGCGCGTTCGAGGGCGAGGCGCTGGCCCTCCGCGCGCGGGGCGGTCAGGCCGAGGGAACGGCCGTCGCTGGCCCCCGCCACCGACTTGACGACGGCGTAGATCCGGTCGCCGTCGCGTTCGGCGTCCGCCAGCCGCTTGAGGACCACGCAGGCGACACCCTCGCCGAGCGCGATGCCGTCGGCCTTCGCGTCGAACGGCGCGCACCTCCCGGTCGGCGACAGCGCCCGGACCGAGGCGAACAGCAGGTAGTCGTGGACGCTGTTGTGCAGGTCGGCGGCACCGCACAGCACCATGTCGGCGGCGCCGGAGACCAGCTCCTTGCAGGCGGCGTCCAGGGCGGCGAGCGAGGCGGCGCAGGCGGCGTTGACCGTGTAGTTGGCCCCGCCGAGGTCGAGCCGGTTGGCGATCCGCCCGGCGATCACGTTGGCGAGCAGGCCGGGGAAGGAGTCCTCGGTCAGCGTCGGCAACCGCCCGTCGAGGGCGGGCGGGACCTGGCCGTAGTACTGGGGCAGCAGCGCCCGGGTGCCGTACGCGGTGCTCAGGTCGGTGCCCGCCTCCGCCCCGAAGAACACCGCCGTGCGGGAACGGTCGAAGGGCCGCTCGGCGTATCCGGCGTCGGCGAGCGCGCGGGAGGCGACCTCCAGCGCGAGAAGCTGGACGGGGTCGATGCTGCCGAGCGAGTTCGGCGGGATGCCGTGGGCCAGCGCGTCGAAGGGCACGTCCGGCAGGAAGCCGCCCCACTTGGAGGGGGTCTTGCCGGGCGTATGCGCCCCGGGCTCCCAGTAGACGTCGGGGTTCCAGCGGTCGGCGGGCACCTCGGTGACCGCGTCGACGCCTCCGACGACGTTGGCCCAGTACCGGGCGGCGTCGCGGGCCCCGGGGAAGACGCAGTCCATGCCGACGACGGCGATGTCGACGGGCTCGGGGACGGCCTCGCCGGGCGTCTCCAGCCCGAGTTCGTCCGCCCGTTCCGTCAGGAAACGGGTCGCGCCCATGGTGACCTGCTCGTGCAGGGCGGCGACGGTGGTGGCCGACGACCGCAGCCCCGCCACCTGGCCGATCATGAAGAGGCCCTCGCGGCGCTGGTGGTCGCCGTCGACCGGCACCAGGTCGCCGTTCTCGCGGCGCACGCCCCGGCTGGCGATCCGCAGCCGCCCGAGGTTGAGCCGCTCCAGCTTGGCCCAGATCTCCCGGCGGGACGCGCCGGCGGCCGTCAGGTCCTGCCGTGCCTGCTCGAACGCGTCGGTGTACGGGGTGGGGGCGCAGCGGGTGGCGTGGCCCGGGGAGGTCTCCAGCAGGACGGTCCGTTCGCAGTCGACGGCGGCCCGCTGGAATCCCGGCATGATCGCCCCGGCGGCGACGGCCTCCAGGGTGAACAGGTAGGCGGTGCCCATCAGCACGCGGATCCGGACGCCGCGATCGGCCAGCGGACCGGCCAACGCGGCCACCATCGCGGCCGAACGCTCGTCGTGGACGCCCCCGGCGAACGCCACCGCCATGTCCTCGGCCGCGTCCGGGTGCTCGTCGGTGAACTCCAGCAGTCGCGCGACCTGCGCCTCCCACAACGGGAGCGAGGCGCGGGGGCCGACGTGACCGCCGCACTCCGACCCCTCGAAGACGAACCTGCGGGCGCCCTCGGCCAGGAACCGCTCCAGCAGCCCCGGCGACGGGACGTGCAGGAAGGTGGCGATCCCGGCGGCCTCCAGCGGGGCGGCGTGGGCGGGCCGACCGCCCGCGATCAGCGCGTACGGGGGCCGGGCCTCTTGAACGGCGGCGAGCTGGGCGGCGCGCACCTCCGGCGGCGCGAATCCGAGCACGCCGACGCCCCAGGGCCGGTCTCCGAGCCGTTCGGCGGTCTCGGTCAGCAGCGTCCGCGTCTCCTTCCCCGTCATCAACGCCAGCGCGAGGAACGGCACGCCGCCCTCCCGCGCGACGACGGCGGCGAACGCGGGCCGGTCGCTGACCCGGGTCATCGGGCCCTGGAACACCGGATACCCCTCCTGCGAGGGGGCCAGCGGAGCGGTGCGGACGGCGGCGTCGAGGTGCCCGTCGATCCGGTCGCGGACGGCCCGCACGACACCGCCCGCCGTCTTGTAACGGTCGGCGAGGGGGCGGGCGAACGCGCCCTCCTGCCCGATGGGCAGCAGCCCCGTGCACAGGTCGAGGGCGTCCAGCCGCGCCTCGACCTCCCGGGGGTCGGCGGTGTGGAACACGGGCAGGTCGGGGCGGGTGAACACGCGGTGGCCGGCGACGACGCGGGTCTCCCCGCCGTCCATCGCGGCGATCGCGGCGGCCACGTCCGCGGGCAGGTCGCTCTCGCGCACCAGCGCGAGCTGGGCGTCCAGGACCACGCCCTCGGCCCCGCCCGCCACGACCGCCGAGGCGGTGTGGGGTCCGACGCCGCCCGCCGCCCACACCGGGCGGGCCACGGTCGGGTCGCCGAGCAGCCGCTGCAGCAGCACGAACGTGGTCAGCTCCCCGACGCGGCCCCCGGCCTCGCAGCCGCGGGCGATCAGCCCGTCGGCGCCCAGTCTCACGGCCGCGTGCGCCTCGTCCGCGTCGACGACCTCCACCAGCAGACGGCGGCCCGGCATGTAGGGCTGCGCGTGGTGCAGGGCGGGCGCGTCCACCAGCATGGTGCGGGCGGCCTCGGGCAGCTCCTCGGGCCGGACCGGGCAGCCCGCCGGGATCCGCACCGCGAACGGCCCGTCC
The DNA window shown above is from Thermomonospora umbrina and carries:
- a CDS encoding type I polyketide synthase encodes the protein MAADVVGAHDGRGRDRIIGVTPFGRPVAGLAVAVARAGALGALDLGHDREAALAALELVTRWWDGPFAVRIPAGCPVRPEELPEAARTMLVDAPALHHAQPYMPGRRLLVEVVDADEAHAAVRLGADGLIARGCEAGGRVGELTTFVLLQRLLGDPTVARPVWAAGGVGPHTASAVVAGGAEGVVLDAQLALVRESDLPADVAAAIAAMDGGETRVVAGHRVFTRPDLPVFHTADPREVEARLDALDLCTGLLPIGQEGAFARPLADRYKTAGGVVRAVRDRIDGHLDAAVRTAPLAPSQEGYPVFQGPMTRVSDRPAFAAVVAREGGVPFLALALMTGKETRTLLTETAERLGDRPWGVGVLGFAPPEVRAAQLAAVQEARPPYALIAGGRPAHAAPLEAAGIATFLHVPSPGLLERFLAEGARRFVFEGSECGGHVGPRASLPLWEAQVARLLEFTDEHPDAAEDMAVAFAGGVHDERSAAMVAALAGPLADRGVRIRVLMGTAYLFTLEAVAAGAIMPGFQRAAVDCERTVLLETSPGHATRCAPTPYTDAFEQARQDLTAAGASRREIWAKLERLNLGRLRIASRGVRRENGDLVPVDGDHQRREGLFMIGQVAGLRSSATTVAALHEQVTMGATRFLTERADELGLETPGEAVPEPVDIAVVGMDCVFPGARDAARYWANVVGGVDAVTEVPADRWNPDVYWEPGAHTPGKTPSKWGGFLPDVPFDALAHGIPPNSLGSIDPVQLLALEVASRALADAGYAERPFDRSRTAVFFGAEAGTDLSTAYGTRALLPQYYGQVPPALDGRLPTLTEDSFPGLLANVIAGRIANRLDLGGANYTVNAACAASLAALDAACKELVSGAADMVLCGAADLHNSVHDYLLFASVRALSPTGRCAPFDAKADGIALGEGVACVVLKRLADAERDGDRIYAVVKSVAGASDGRSLGLTAPRAEGQRLALERAYRKAGVSPAQVGLVEAHGTGTVVGDRTELATLTETFTAAGARPGRAVLGSVKSQIGHTKCAAGLAGLIKAAYALHTGIRPGTLHLRDPNPAWDADDSPFAFARTALPWAAGPGERYAGVSGFGFGGANFHAVLAGYDGAPEPVSGVSAWPAELFLIRGADRAEARAELDRLGALLDTRGPEVRLRDLARTVAGREERHAAGRAPVQVAIVATGPADLAAKIRQAREFRAGAGVFPAREGERGKIAFLFPGQGSQRPGMLADLFVAFPRLQRLLRLGDDRYAEAMYPPAAFTDEVRRRQRAALTDTRIAQPALGIVGIAVHRLLTELGVRPDMAAGHSYGELVALCAAGVFGETDLVDLSAARAEAILRAVRDAGQGDPGTMAAVAGTLEEVRAAIDPLPDVVVAGHNAPRQVMVSGPTEAVANAVEALAARGLAAERIPVACAFHSPMATGAALTLGVELARLRLYAPAFPVWSNATAEPYDGTAERLGATLADQVIAPVRFTEQIEAMYAAGARVFVEAGPGRVLSRLVGRILGDRPHTVIACDRSADGSARGRGPAALQGLQGLLLALAELAAAGAEVDALPLFTGRDAVPLSADAPDRPGWIVNGHLVRTADGRYPDNGLRPAARIEEPGISEDRDAAVLEFLRTSRELAAAQRDVVLGYLGAPVPQPRQDPHPKSPAPRVPPPRPRPSGDAPRPVRAAVTVPRTASEGGIRAQVLAVISARTGYPQEMLGSGLDLEADLSIDSIKRTEIIGDLADRVGLTAPGARVDEPVVERLARIKTIDEMVTWLDGHLDERRGDAPTEGASSDGPSTEPMPAVAEPGPPRRHVVHLVKAPALPTPPDDVLSGLSCLIVDDGRGIAPALCALLERRGAKATTAAETDAHADVLIHLAALRPDCSPVLPDLYAGVRDALLGGTTRLLFATGSGGTFGHRYTDDGVGDPTAGAGLRGLARTLALEYPDVLVRAVDVDPDDAPTALAARLLNEVAAEPAAGPVVVGYEGETRHTLDVMPEALLSDARLPLRPDGVVLLTGGARGITARIAHALAATTGCHIELAGRTPEPQGPEDPALADARDATALRRALALAGGREPVEIEAAVRRVLAEREIRATLAALDGGAASVRYHSLDVRDARAVNALVEDVYARHGRLDGVVHGAGVVEDRLVRDKDPDAFARVYRTKVDGARALAAAVRPDLAFFVVLGSVSGVLGNRGQADYAAANDACDTLVRVWRTRLRGRVLVADWGPWAGGGMVTPDLAREYARRGLPLIDPDAAVRALLREIAGGVDPQVVFTGAAP